In the genome of Halapricum salinum, one region contains:
- a CDS encoding acyl-CoA dehydrogenase family protein: MDLTAEQTAIRETVREFAREEVRPVAAEADREERFPEDVWDALAELDLTGLTVPDRYGGVDVDRRTYVLVNEALAHGMLALATALSVHALATSCIAQFGTETQRQRWLPEMAEGRPVGAFALSEPDAGSNPAEMSTTATREGDTYVLDGTKQWITNGQRAGVYVVFARTDAGVTQFLVPGDPEGLRAGEPEQKMGLRASDTTSLELDDVEIPVENRLTEEGRGLSAALSILTGGRIGIAAQSVGLAQAALDETIEYVNEREQFGGPIGDIQSVRHTVAEMHARTEGARQATWNAAERADADHEVRTEASVAKYVASEAAVDVTADAVQLHGGYGYTTEFPVERFYRDAKVTTIYEGTSQIQKTVIARELLDDC, translated from the coding sequence ATGGACCTCACGGCCGAGCAGACGGCGATCCGCGAGACGGTCCGGGAGTTCGCTCGCGAGGAAGTGCGGCCCGTCGCGGCCGAAGCCGACCGCGAGGAGCGCTTCCCCGAGGACGTCTGGGACGCGCTGGCGGAACTGGATCTGACTGGCCTGACAGTTCCCGATCGATACGGCGGCGTCGACGTCGACCGGCGGACCTACGTGCTGGTCAACGAGGCGCTGGCCCACGGCATGCTCGCGCTGGCGACGGCGCTGTCGGTCCACGCGCTCGCAACGTCGTGTATCGCACAGTTCGGAACCGAGACCCAGAGGCAGCGGTGGCTGCCCGAGATGGCCGAAGGCCGGCCGGTCGGCGCGTTCGCCCTCTCTGAACCCGACGCCGGCTCGAACCCCGCCGAGATGTCGACGACCGCGACTCGAGAGGGCGACACGTACGTCCTCGACGGAACCAAGCAGTGGATCACCAACGGCCAGCGAGCGGGCGTCTACGTCGTCTTCGCGAGAACCGACGCCGGAGTCACGCAGTTTCTCGTGCCGGGCGACCCCGAGGGGCTGAGAGCGGGCGAACCCGAGCAGAAGATGGGGCTGCGGGCCAGTGATACGACGAGTCTCGAACTCGACGACGTGGAGATCCCGGTCGAGAATCGACTCACGGAGGAGGGAAGGGGTCTCTCGGCGGCGCTGTCGATTCTCACCGGCGGCCGGATCGGAATCGCTGCCCAGTCGGTCGGGCTCGCACAGGCGGCGCTGGACGAAACCATCGAGTACGTGAACGAGCGCGAGCAGTTCGGCGGGCCGATCGGCGACATCCAGTCGGTCCGCCACACCGTCGCCGAGATGCACGCCCGGACGGAGGGTGCTCGACAGGCGACCTGGAACGCGGCGGAACGCGCCGACGCAGACCACGAAGTCCGTACCGAAGCCAGTGTCGCGAAGTACGTCGCCAGCGAGGCCGCCGTCGACGTGACAGCCGACGCCGTCCAGCTCCACGGCGGGTACGGTTACACGACAGAGTTCCCCGTCGAGCGCTTCTATCGGGACGCGAAGGTGACGACCATCTACGAGGGGACCTCCCAGATCCAGAAGACCGTCATCGCCAGGGAACTGCTTGACGATTGTTGA
- a CDS encoding helix-turn-helix domain-containing protein, which produces MAKYSTGGGSGDTGGSCELCGATDSSLETVNIAGAQLQVCATCAKHRDDAKGQTESSTDSGDSNDVNRKKRAAQNAAKIHDAQQGDPSHWEDGADYDDDQLPYLVSDYGRRLTEARQDAGLQREELADDLGLDEADILAVEQGRATQAGIGGSVITALEDRLDIQLAET; this is translated from the coding sequence ATGGCAAAATACTCGACCGGTGGCGGGTCCGGAGACACCGGCGGGAGCTGCGAGCTCTGCGGTGCGACCGACTCCTCTCTGGAGACTGTCAACATCGCCGGCGCACAACTCCAGGTGTGTGCGACCTGTGCGAAACACCGCGACGACGCGAAAGGACAGACGGAATCCAGCACCGACAGCGGCGACAGCAACGACGTCAACCGCAAGAAGCGGGCCGCACAGAACGCCGCAAAGATCCACGACGCTCAGCAGGGCGATCCCTCTCACTGGGAGGACGGTGCCGACTACGACGACGACCAGCTCCCGTATCTCGTCTCGGATTACGGCCGCCGGCTGACCGAAGCCCGCCAGGACGCCGGTCTCCAGCGCGAGGAACTGGCCGACGACCTCGGACTCGACGAAGCCGACATCCTCGCCGTCGAACAGGGCCGAGCTACCCAGGCCGGGATCGGCGGCTCTGTCATCACCGCACTCGAGGATCGACTCGATATCCAACTGGCCGAGACCTGA
- a CDS encoding XapX domain-containing protein: MTIAVTVLALLTGIAAGALFRLFQVPIPAPPNLAGVLGIVGLFLGYRLVEHLDVGIDLLGVLGIK; the protein is encoded by the coding sequence ATGACTATCGCCGTAACTGTCCTGGCGCTTCTGACCGGAATCGCTGCTGGCGCACTGTTTCGACTGTTCCAGGTTCCGATTCCCGCCCCGCCGAATCTCGCGGGCGTCCTCGGGATCGTCGGCCTGTTTCTCGGCTACCGTCTCGTCGAGCACCTCGACGTCGGAATCGACCTCCTCGGCGTGCTCGGTATCAAGTAG
- a CDS encoding sodium-dependent transporter, producing MSTGNDTRETWSTRLGFILAAVGSAVGLGNIWRFPFQVGQEGGAAFIVVYLAFVLVIGFPAMMVEFVVGRKTGLNTVGAIREFAGGAWTYLGSLFVFIGFVILAYYSVVGGWVLRYVLGSVTGGYVGTTGPEEAPVAQQYFGEIATGLDALAFHALFMLLVVVIVALGVKRGIELGVKIMVPAIALIFGVLAVYAFTLPGAAEAYSYYLSPDLDYLLANWQSIVPAAAGQGFFTLSLGMGVMITYASYLSEDENLGIDGATIVGFNTGISILTGLVVFPILFSAGVDPGEGGAGAIFVSVAQALGDIQFGWLLGVLFFGTVAIAALSSAISLIEVIVSYAIDELGVTRRRATVLIGSGIFLLGVPVTVDTDMVTLYDIFAAKILLVVGGILLVVLVAWRHADDAIAELGKGIDSFAGIDRVWLWTVRVPVLVVLVVSLALGILEFVSFLQGDFADFLASL from the coding sequence ATGAGTACCGGAAACGACACACGCGAGACGTGGTCGACGCGATTGGGATTCATCCTTGCGGCAGTCGGCAGCGCCGTCGGACTTGGGAACATCTGGCGGTTCCCCTTCCAGGTCGGCCAGGAGGGTGGTGCGGCGTTCATCGTCGTCTATCTGGCGTTCGTCCTGGTGATCGGGTTCCCGGCGATGATGGTCGAGTTCGTCGTCGGTCGCAAGACGGGACTGAACACCGTCGGCGCCATCCGGGAGTTCGCCGGCGGGGCCTGGACGTACCTCGGTAGCCTGTTCGTCTTCATCGGCTTCGTAATCCTCGCCTACTACAGCGTGGTCGGTGGCTGGGTCCTGCGATACGTCCTCGGGAGCGTCACCGGCGGCTACGTCGGCACGACAGGTCCCGAGGAAGCGCCCGTCGCCCAGCAGTACTTCGGCGAGATCGCGACGGGGCTCGACGCGCTGGCCTTCCACGCGTTGTTCATGCTGCTGGTCGTCGTCATCGTCGCGCTGGGCGTCAAACGCGGGATCGAACTCGGCGTGAAGATCATGGTCCCCGCGATCGCCCTGATCTTCGGCGTCCTCGCGGTCTACGCGTTCACGCTCCCGGGTGCGGCCGAGGCCTACAGCTACTATCTCTCGCCGGATCTGGACTATCTGCTCGCCAACTGGCAGTCGATCGTCCCCGCGGCCGCCGGACAGGGTTTCTTCACGCTCTCGCTGGGGATGGGCGTGATGATCACCTACGCCTCGTACCTCTCCGAAGACGAGAACCTCGGGATCGACGGCGCGACGATCGTCGGCTTCAACACCGGCATCTCGATTCTGACCGGGCTGGTCGTCTTCCCGATTCTGTTCTCCGCGGGCGTCGACCCAGGTGAGGGCGGGGCCGGGGCGATCTTCGTCAGTGTCGCCCAGGCGCTGGGGGACATCCAGTTCGGCTGGCTCCTCGGCGTCCTGTTCTTCGGGACGGTCGCGATCGCCGCGCTCTCCTCGGCGATCAGTCTGATCGAGGTGATCGTCTCCTACGCCATCGACGAACTGGGCGTCACCCGCCGGCGCGCGACCGTATTGATCGGCTCGGGCATCTTCCTGCTCGGTGTGCCCGTCACTGTCGATACTGACATGGTCACGCTATACGACATCTTCGCGGCCAAGATCCTGCTCGTCGTCGGTGGGATCCTGCTCGTGGTGCTGGTCGCCTGGCGCCACGCCGACGACGCCATCGCCGAACTCGGCAAGGGGATCGACTCGTTCGCTGGGATCGACCGCGTCTGGCTCTGGACGGTCCGCGTTCCTGTCCTGGTCGTGCTGGTCGTCTCACTTGCCCTCGGGATCCTCGAATTCGTCTCGTTCCTCCAGGGTGACTTCGCCGACTTCCTCGCGTCGCTCTAG
- a CDS encoding pyridoxamine 5'-phosphate oxidase family protein, with amino-acid sequence MVRVTGAWSHSEAEAFLETTTVPIRVACHTPADGLWMLSLWYRYDEGTIACATSADAEIVRYLRSDPNVAFEISVNQPPYRGVRGAGTARLEPDAEKTLLRALFERYLGGTDSELAATLLADDREEVRILIDPERLYSWDFSGRMPAADDHSA; translated from the coding sequence ATGGTCCGCGTGACAGGCGCGTGGTCGCACTCGGAGGCCGAGGCGTTTCTCGAGACGACGACCGTCCCGATCAGAGTGGCGTGTCACACGCCAGCGGACGGGCTATGGATGCTCTCGCTGTGGTATCGATACGACGAGGGAACAATCGCTTGCGCCACGAGCGCCGACGCCGAGATCGTCCGCTACCTCCGGAGTGATCCGAACGTCGCGTTCGAAATATCCGTCAACCAGCCACCGTACCGTGGAGTCCGTGGCGCAGGCACAGCTCGCCTCGAACCCGACGCCGAGAAGACGCTCTTGCGGGCGTTGTTCGAGCGCTACCTCGGCGGGACCGACTCCGAACTCGCAGCGACGCTGCTGGCGGATGATCGTGAGGAAGTGCGTATTCTGATCGACCCCGAGCGTCTCTACAGTTGGGACTTCAGTGGTCGTATGCCTGCGGCCGACGATCACAGCGCGTGA
- a CDS encoding GNAT family N-acetyltransferase — protein sequence MVDIEPTMPDDEPAIERLLRAAFEDGVEAELAAVLRDGEDLRAGCSMVAREDGVVGYAAVSNASVVGSPGVEIAVLGPVAVAPEHQDEGTGTRLVRATLRACKRSGCDAVVLEGDPAFYERFGFEAATAYGLESDLDPPAGAFQVWSCWPGALDGVSGIVRHPAPFHAL from the coding sequence GTGGTCGACATCGAGCCCACGATGCCGGACGACGAACCAGCGATCGAGCGCCTGCTACGGGCGGCCTTCGAAGACGGGGTCGAGGCGGAACTCGCCGCAGTCTTGCGTGATGGTGAGGATCTGCGAGCCGGGTGTTCGATGGTCGCCCGCGAGGACGGCGTCGTCGGTTACGCGGCCGTCTCGAACGCCTCGGTCGTCGGTTCTCCGGGCGTCGAGATCGCCGTGCTCGGACCGGTCGCTGTCGCGCCCGAGCACCAGGACGAAGGGACAGGGACGAGACTCGTCCGTGCCACGCTCCGGGCGTGCAAGCGGTCGGGTTGTGACGCGGTCGTCCTGGAGGGCGATCCCGCGTTCTACGAGCGCTTCGGGTTCGAGGCGGCGACGGCATACGGCCTCGAGAGCGATCTCGACCCGCCGGCGGGGGCGTTCCAGGTCTGGTCGTGCTGGCCCGGCGCACTCGACGGGGTGAGCGGGATCGTTCGGCACCCAGCCCCGTTTCACGCGCTGTGA